A genome region from Triticum aestivum cultivar Chinese Spring chromosome 2B, IWGSC CS RefSeq v2.1, whole genome shotgun sequence includes the following:
- the LOC123045400 gene encoding cell division protein FtsZ homolog 2-1, chloroplastic has protein sequence MATQLPCFTQLTPPSPGWRNEAGSLGATSGRALVRSVPFSGHSHIRCRATPRSANSFQKKDSFLDLHPEVSLLRGEQNDEAINPRKASSDGSTLEGLGVPPSQDDYNAAKIKVVGVGGGGSNAVNRMIEYSMNGVEFWIVNTDVQAIRMSPVHSQNRLQIGQELTRGLGAGGNPDIGMNAAKESCESIEEALHGADMVFVTAGMGGGTGTGGAPVIAGIAKSMGILTVGIVTTPFSFEGRRRAVQAQEGISALRNSVDTLIVIPNDKLLSAVSPNTPVTEAFNLADDILWQGIRGISDIITVPGLVNVDFADVRAIMQNAGSSLMGIGTATGKSRARDAALNAIQSPLLDIGIERATGIVWNITGGNDLTLFEVNAAAEVIYDLVDPNANLIFGSVIDPSLNGQVSITLIATGFKRQDEAEGRTAKGGQQMQGDNGRHPSSTGGSKVEIPEFLRRRGPSRFPRI, from the exons ATGGCGACGCAGCTGCCATGCTTCACGCAGCTCACCCCGCCGTCACCTGGATGGAGAAACGAAGCGGGGAGCCTCGGGGCTACATCTGGGAGGGCGTTGGTCAGAAGCGTTCCATTTTCAGGTCACTCGCACATCAGGTGTCGCGCAACCCCACGCAGCGCTAACTCGTTTCAGAAGAAAGACTCCTTCCTGGACCTTCACCCGGAGGTGTCCCTGCTCCGAGGCGAGCAGAACGACGAGGCTATTAACCCAAGGAAAGCTTCTTCTGATGGGAGCACTTTGGAGGGGCTGGGGGTGCCGCCGAGCCAGGACGATTACAACGCTGCCAAGATCAAGGTCGTTGGAGTCGGGGGTGGGGGTTCAAATGCTGTCAACAGGATGATTGAGTACTCCATGAATGGTGTCGAGTTTTGGATCGTCAACACCGATGTCCAGGCAATAAGGATGTCCCCGGTGCATTCCCAGAACAGGCTGCAGATTGGGCAGGAGCTCACTCGGGGTTTGGGTGCGGGTGGGAACCCTGATATTGGGATGAATGCCGCCAAGGAGAGCTGTGAGTCCATAGAGGAAGCTCTTCATGGTGCTGACATGGTTTTTGTCACG GCTGGAATGGGTGGGGGAACTGGAACTGGAGGTGCCCCTGTAATTGCTGGAATTGCCAAGTCCATGGGTATACTAACAGTGGGTATTGTCACAACGCCCTTTTCATTTGAGGGGAGGAGGCGGGCAGTTCAGGCTCAAGAAGGAATATCAGCCTTGAGAAATAGTGTGGACACTCTCATTGTCATCCCAAATGACAAGCTGTTGTCTGCTGTTTCTCCAAATACTCCTGTCACGGAAGCATTCAACTTGGCTGATGATATTCTTTGGCAAGGAATTCGTGGTATCTCTGATATCattacg GTTCCTGGGTTGGTTAATGTTGATTTTGCTGATGTGCGAGCCATAATGCAAAATGCAGGGTCATCTTTGATGGGTATAGGGACTGCAACAG GCAAGTCAAGAGCAAGAGACGCCGCTCTTAATGCCATTCAGTCACCACTGCTAGATATTGGAATTGAGAGGGCTACAGGCATCGTGTGGAATATCACTGGAGGAAATGATTTGACTTTGTTTGAG GTAAATGCTGCAGCCGAAGTAATCTACGATCTAGTTGATCCAAATGCTAACCTGATATTTGGTTCTGTCATAGACCCATCGCTCAATGGCCAG GTTAGCATAACGTTGATCGCTACTGGCTTTAAACGGCAGGATGAAGCAGAAGGTCGCACCGCAAAG GGTGGCCAGCAAATGCAAGGAGACAATGGTCGACATCCATCTTCCACAGGTGGCAGCAAGGTGGAGATTCCTGAGTTCCTTCGGAGGAGAGGTCCTTCTCGCTTCCCGCGAATTTGA